One uncultured Carboxylicivirga sp. genomic window, ATAGGTATGGCCAAATCATAAAAAGCTGGTTCAATTTTGGCAAATGACCAATGAGTTTATTTCGCATAGGCGTACCATATCTTTGATGATACTCATGCAGAAACTCTGCTTTCAGTTTGGTCATATCTACACTGCTCGGACACTCTGACTTACATGCTTTACACGACAGGCAAAGATCCAATACCGCTTTCACTTCATCAAAACCCAATTTATCATCAGGCAAGCCACCTGTAAAAAGTTCACGAAGCATATTCGCACGCGCACGCGTCGTCTGCCGCTCATCTCGTGAACCCATATAGCTCGGGCACATCGTTCCACCAATCAAATGGCTTTTTCTACAGTCGGCCGAACCATTACAACGCTCAGCTGCGCGCACCATCCCAAGAGTCTTAGACCAATCAAACAATGGTTTAGAAATTACATCTTCCTTTACCTGCCTGTAACGCAGGGATGTATTCATCTGAGGTGTATTGGTTATCTTACCCGGATTAAATAAATTTTCAGGATCAAATATCTTCTTGACTTCCTTAAATAATTGATAGTTCTGCTCGCCAACCATTAAAGGAATAAATTCACCACGCAAACGACCATCACCATGCTCTCCACTTAGCGAACCTCGGTATTTCTTTACCAAATGAGCAACATCTTCAGCAATGTCGTGAAATAGCTGCACATCTTCAGGAAGTTTCATATTTAAGACTGGACGTAAATGCAACTCTCCGGTTCCGATATGAGCGTAATAAACACAATCCTTACCATAGCTCTCGAGTACCTTATTAACATCAGCTATGTAATCCGGCAAATCAACAGGTCTCACTGCAGTATCTTCAATAACAGGAACCGGTAAATCATCGCCGGGCATATTTGACAACACCCCTAGCCCAGCCTTTCGAAGAGCCCAAACTTTTCCAATTTCGCTGCCGTGAAGAACAGGGTATGCATACCCAAATTCTTGTGCTTGCAATGTCATTACCATTTGACTTGCCAACTGATCAATCTCCTCCTTAGTATCACTGGCAAACTCAACCAACAACAATGCTGCCGGATCTCCCTCAACAAAAAAACGGTTCTTATTCTGTAATGGATTATCCTTTGTAAGATCCATTATGGTTTTATCCATTAGCTCAACAGCGCCAGGATTATATTTGAGTGCAATCAGATTAGCCTTTAACGCATCTTCTATTGAATTAAGATGAACACAAACTAACCCCTTCTCTTTGGGTGGCACCGACACCAAATTGAGTTTAATTTCTGTTGTAAACATCAAGGTTCCTTCTGAACCAGCCATCAGCTTACACAAATTAAATTGCTCTCCTTCATCATTAAACGGAAGCGTATCCAATAGCATATCTAATGCATACCCGGTATTTCTGCGATGAATTTCAGGATGCGGAAATTCCTTTTTTATCGATTTACGGTTTTCCTTATTAGAAAGAATATCTCTTAGCCCTCTGTAAATATCTCCTTCGAAATTCTCCTGACGACACTTACTGTCGAATTCCCATTTCTGTAATGATTTAAAATGAACCGAATCACCATTCGATAAAAAACCTTTCAATTCCAGGGTATGATCGCGAGTACTACCATATATCAATGAATGAGCACCACATGAATTATTGCCCACCATACCTCCCATCATACAACGGCTCGAAGTAGAAGTTTCTGGTCCAAAAAACAAATCATACTGGTTGAGATATTGGTTTAATTCATCCAGAACAACACCCGGCTCTACCCTTACCCATTTCTCTTCTTTATTAACCTCCAGAATCTTATTCATATAACGACCAACATCCACTATCAACCCGGCACCAACCACTTGACCAGCCAGCGAAGTACCTGCTGTACGCGGAACAATTGGAATATTGTTCTGAGCTGCAAATTTTACAATTGTTGAAACATCATTTATATCGCGAGGACGCACAACACCTAATGGCCGCTCGAAATAGGCTGATGCATCAGTGGAATATACCTGCAGGGAAGTATTATCAAAAAGTAGATCACCTTTGATTTTGCTTTGTAATTCATCAAAAGGGTACGGTTCGTCCAGTTGGGTATTCATTAGCTTTGATCAATGATTAGTAGAACGAATTTATGAATTTTATTCTTTTTCATATCGTTACAACGACAGGAAAATCCGATTAAGTTTTTCAACCAGCCTTATGTAATTATACTTTCAACAACTTATTTGAAGTTTATGCAAAATTCCTATTCAAATTATCAGATTTAATAAGTTATTTCACACATCCCTATTTTAAGATTAATTAAAACTTTGCGACACACTGTATTTGACAACGGAAAACAAAAAACAATATTGACTGTTTCTCCGATAAAGACATGATAAGATGAATAAACCAGACTTAAACAACAGAGATAACATTGAAAAACTAGTCAGAGCTTTCTATCAAAAGGTTCGTAAAGATGATTTACTGGGTCCATTCTTTAACCAAACCATTACCAGCGAAGAGGCCTGGGAAGAACATTTGTTACTACTAACATCTTTCTGGGAGCTCAATCTTCTGGACGTAAGAGGATTCAATGGCAATCCCGGATTAGCTCATCAAGGAGTTGACAAGGCCTTTAAACATAGCATTACCACCAATCATTTCGACAGATGGGTAGCAATTTGGAAAGAAACCATTGATGAACATTTTGAAGGCGAAAAGGCTGAGTACGCAAAAATGCGAGCCACAAACATGGCAAAAGGGATGTACAAAAAAGTAATTGACAAACGCCCCGGAGGGTTTATTATTCCGGGCGGAGCTTCGGGATTGTCGTTTGGTTAAGCATCACAGACCCAATTTACAAAAATGTAGCATCCTACCGAATTGTCAAATTTTGATTATGTAGGGAATCTGTCACTCAATCCTTTTATTTAATCTTAATAATTTAATATTTTTACGAACTCAATCACCTATATCCTTGTTTCCGATAAGAGAGCTAACGATGAACTAATAAAAGTATCCATTGTTAGACTGACGAATAATTGTAAAAGAATTTATGGCTGAAGATCAGAACAAAATATTAGACGAAGTTACAGGAGGCGAATACAAATACGGTTTCTACACCGATATTGAAATGGATACCATTCCGAAAGGATTAACTGAAGATGTGATCCGAATGATTTCGGCGAAAAAGAATGAACCCGAATACATGCTGGAATTCCGTTTAAAAGCTTTTGAGAAATGGCAAAAAATGGAAATGCCGGATTGGGCTCATCTCAATATTCCTGAGATCGATTTTCAGGACATCATCTATTATGCTGCTCCAAAGAAAAAACCACAATTGGAAAGCATGGATGATGTAGATCCGGAATTAAGAGCAACTTTCGATAAACTGGGTATTCCTCTTGATGAACAAAAAATATTATCAGGTGTAGCTGTTGATGCTGTTATAGACAGTGTTTCTGTTAAAACAACATTTAAAGAAACATTAGCAGAGAAAGGCATCATCTTCTGCTCCATCAGCGAAGCCGTGCATGAGTTTCCCGACCTGGTAAAGAAATATCTGGGAACGGTGGTTACCGATTCAGACAACTTTTTTGCAGCCTTGAATTCAGCGGTTTTTACTGATGGTTCATTTGTGTATATTCCTAAAGGAGTTCGCTGCCCGATGGAGTTATCAACTTACTTCCGAATCAATGCAATGAATACCGGGCAGTTTGAGAGAACCCTGATTGTTGCTGATGATGACAGCTATGTAAGTTATCTGGAAGGATGTACGGCGCCTCAGCGAGATGAAAATCAGCTTCATGCTGCTATTGTTGAAATTATAGCTAATGAACGTGCTGAAGTAAAATATTCAACGGTTCAAAACTGGTATCCCGGCGATAAAGAAGGCAAAGGAGGTATTTATAACTTTGTTACCAAAAGAGCCATTTGCAAAGGCGATTACTCCAAAGTTTCGTGGACTCAGGTTGAAACAGGATCGGCTATTACCTGGAAGTATCCAAGCTGTATCTTACAGGGAGACCATTCTGTAGGCGAATTTTATTCAGTTGCTGTTACCAATAATTATCAGCAAGCAGATACCGGAACCAAAATGATTCATCTTGGTAAAAACACACGAAGTCTGATTGTATCCAAAGGTGTTTCGGCAGGTAAAAGTCAAAACTCATATCGTGGATTGGTAAAAGTTTCTAAAAGAGCTGATAATGCTAGAAACTTCAGTCAGTGTGATTCATTGTTATTAGGTGACAGGTGTGGAGCACATACTTTCCCTTATCTTGAGATAGCGAATAATTCAGCGAAAGTAGAACACGAAGCCACCACATCAAAAATTGGTGAAGACCAGATATTTTATTGCAACCAAAGAGGTTTAAGCACCGAAGATGCTGTTGGTCTGATTGTAAATGGTTACGTTAAAGAAGTAATCAACCAGTTACCAATGGAGTTTGCCGTTGAGGCTCAAAAACTTCTTCAGATAAGCCTGGAAGGAAGTGTAGGATAACCCATATAAATTAATCAAAATAGCAACTTATACAGTTTCAACATATGTTAGTCATAAAAGATTTACACGCCAAGATAGAAGACAAAGAAATACTGAGAGGTATTAATCTGGAAGTTAAACCAGGTGAGGTTCATGCGATTATGGGACCTAACGGTGCCGGAAAAAGCACCCTGTCATCAGTATTGGCAGGTAACGAGAAATTTGAAGTTAGTGAAGGAAGTGTTTTATTCAATGATAAAGAATTACTGGAATTATCCCCAGAAGACAGAGCTCGCGAAGGTTTATTCTTAAGTTTTCAGTATCCAATTGAAATACCTGGTGTTAGTATGGTAAACTTTATGCGTACTGCTGTTAACGAGCACAGAAAATACAGAGGAGAAGATCCGATTTCTGCCAGCGAGTTTCTAAAGCTAATGCGTGACAAAAAGAAATTGGTTGAAATTGACTCAAACCTTACCAATCGTTCAGTGAACGAAGGTTTCTCCGGTGGTGAAAAGAAAAAGAATGAAATTTTCCAGATGGCAATGCTAGAACCTAAACTGGCTATTCTGGATGAGACTGACTCAGGCTTGGATATTGATGCCTTACGTATAGTTGCCAATGGAGTAAATAAGTTAAAATCACCAGAGCGAGCTACCATCGTCATTACACACTATCAGCGTTTATTAGATTACATCGTACCCGACTATGTGCATGTATTGTATAAAGGTCGTATCGTTAAATCTGCTGGTAAAGAGTTGGCACTTGAATTGGAAGAAAAGGGTTACGACTGGATTAAGAAAGAATTTGAAGATTAATTAGTAAGGAGTACAGAGCAAAAGGTAGTTTGAACTGAAACCTTTTAAAGTTTATAATCTTGATACTTTGTACTTGATACTCACTACTAAATTATTTTAATATGAATGTAGCTTGCCGAATAGTAAATCTGCAAGAAGAATATATAAAACTCTTCAACGATCAAAAGTCATTGTTGCAAAGTGGTGCACCTCAAAAAATGGACTCTCTGCGTGATGATGCAATAAAAATCTTTGAAGAAAAAGGTATTCCTTCCAACAAAGTTGAGGCCTATAAATACACTAATCTTCAACCCTATTTCAAAGGAAGTTTAAATGTAGCATTCACCAATGATGCTGCTCATAACGATATTACACAGCATTTTCATTGTGAAGTGCCCCAGCTGAATACATACAATGTGTTTTTAGTAAACGGATGGTTCTCTGCAAAAGACAGTGACTTGAATCTTCCGGATGGTGTTATTGTTTGCAGTATGCAGGAAGCTGATCAAAAAGCACCAGACGTTTTTGAAAAATATTACGGAGAAACAGCTCCGATGAAGGAGGACAGTCTGGTTGCGATGAATACTGCATTTGCCCAGGACGGTGCCTTTATTTATGTGCCAAAAGGAGTTGTGCTTGATAAACCAATTCAGTTGGTTAATATCATGACTGGTGATGAAGATCGTTTAGCTTTTCAGCGTAACCTGATTGTGGTTGACGAAAATGCTCAATTAAAAGTTATGCTTTGTGATCACACCATGTCATCACAAAGATTTGTGATCAATACCGTTACCGAAGTTTTTGCAAAAGAGAACAGCGTTTTTGATGTTTACAATGTGCAAAACCAACACAACCTTACTACACAGGTTCAGGGTATTTATGTGCATCAAAAGAAAAATTCCAACATATTAACCAATAATCTGACGCTTCATGCAGGCATTGCCCGTAACAACGTTAATGTTACCATGGACGATGATCATTGCGAAAGTCATGTTTACGGATTGTATCTGAGTGATAAAAACCAGCATGTCGATAATTCTACCTTTATAAATCATGCCAAACCTGATTGTCAGAGTTTCGAGCTTTTTAAAGGAGTTATGGATGATTCGGCTACGGGAGCATTTTCAGGAAGAGTTTATGTTGCTCAGGATGCTCAAAGAACCAATGCATACCAAAGCAACAACAACCTGTTGTTGACCGACAATGCAAAAATAAACAGTAAGCCTCAGTTGGAGATTTATGCCGACGATGTTAAATGTAGTCATGGAGCCACTGTTGGACAGTTGGATGACGAAGCTATGTTTTACCTTCGAGCACGAGGTATCAACAAAGAAGAAGGCCGCATCTTATTGATGTTCGCCTTTGCTTACGAAGTTATTGAGAAAATCAGGGTTGAGCCTTTAAAAGAACAAATCAGAGGATTGGTTGAAAAACGTTTCAGAGGCGAATTTGACAAGTGCGATTCTTGCGTGGTATGCGGACAGCCAGGCTCCAATGCCAGCTGTTTGTAGAAACTCATTTATAATATAGCGGGGCAAAAGTAAATACCAGACTTTACTTTCCCCGTTTTCTTTTTTAACAGACAACAATGAGCATAGACATTCAAAAAATACGAAAAGACTTCCCTATTCTGGATCAAACCGTTTATGGAAAACCGTTGGCATACTTCGATAATGCCGCAACAGCACACAAACCGCTTCAGGTTATTAATGCCATTGATGAAGTCTATACAAAATACAATAGCAACATTCACCGAGGCGTGCATCATTTAAGTAATGTATGTACTCAAGCCTTTGAAGATGCCCGTATTAAAGTGCAACATTTTTTGAATGCACCTAATGCTCACGAAGTAATATTTACCCGCGGAACAACGGAGGCAATTAACCTGATTGCATCCTCGTTTGGTGAAACCTTTTTAAATAAAGGTGATGAAATTATTGTTTCTCAACTGGAGCATCACAGCAATATTGTTCCTTGGCAATTACTGGAAAAACGCAGAGGAATAATTCTTAAAGTGATTCCTATTAATGACGCCGGGGAATTAATGCTTGACGCTTTGGATGAGTTGATGAGTGATAAAACCAAACTAGTATCGGTTGCTCACATTTCCAATGCATTGGGAACGATCAATCCAATAAAGACCATCATTGATAAAGCCCATGCTCGTAATATTCCGGTTATGATTGACGGAGCCCAGGCTGTGCAACATGTAAAAGTGGATGTGCAGGCTTTGGATTGCGATTTCTATGTTTTCAGTGGCCATAAGATTTACGGTCCTACAGGAATCGGAGTTTTGTATGGCAAAGAAAAATGGCTGAACCAAATGGAACCCTATCAGGGAGGTGGTGAAATGATTCAAACCGTTTCGTTTGAGGGAACAACCTTTAATGAATTACCATTTAAGTTTGAAGCCGGAACTCCTGATTACAGTGGTGCTGTAGGATTGGCAGCGGCTATTGACTATGTAAATGAGATTGGTTTGGAAAATATTGCTGCTTATGAGCATGAACTACATGATTATGCCATGGAGAAATTAGCAGCTATACCAAACATGAGATTTTTTGGAACAGCCAAAGAAAAGGCAAGTGTAATTTCCTTTATGGTAGGAAATATTCATCCTTTTGATATGGGCACATTGCTTGATAAGATGGGCATAGCAGTAAGAACCGGTCATCATTGTGCACAACCACTGATGCAACGGTATAATATCCCGGGTACAGTTCGCGCATCTTTTGCCGTTTACAATACCAAAGAGGAAATAGACCGATTAATTGAAGGCGTCATCAAGGTGAGTCAACTTTTTGGTTGATTCGTTGAAAAATACCAACTTTGCCAGATATTAAGAAATTGCTCTGTTGAGCAAACAGATCCACACAAAAAGTAAGACAATGACCATTAACGAGATACAGGAAGAGATTGTTGAAGAGTTTTCAGTATTTGATGACTGGATGGATAAATATTCGTATCTGATTGAGATCGGTAACGACCTTGACGGTTTTCAGGAAGAGAACCGTTTGGATAATAACCTGATTGAAGGATGCCAGTCCAAAGTGTGGTTACATGCAGAATTAACAGACGGAAAGATATTTTATACTGCTGACAGCGATGCGATTATTGTAAAAGGCATCGTTGCTTTACTTGTTAAAGTAATGAGTGGTCGTACACCGGACGAAATTCTGGAAAGCGAACTTACTTTTGTTGAAAAAATAGGTTTGAAAGAGCATCTTTCTCCTACCCGATCAAATGGTTTGGTTGCCATGATCAAACAAATTCGTTTATATGCATTGGCTTTTAAAGCCAAACAAGCCTAAACCAATAAGCCTCACGAATGTTTAAAGAGAAAGGATAGACATGGGAACTGAATTTTTACAATTAGAAAGCCAAATAATCGAAGTGCTTAAAAGCATCTTCGATCCTGAAATACCTGTTAACATCTACGATTTAGGTTTGATTTACGAGATTGATGTTGATGAAGAAGGCAAAGCCCGAATCGTTATGACATTGACTTCACCTAACTGTCCGGTGGCTGAATCAATGCCGGAAGAAGTGCATGATAAAGTATCGGCTATTGAAGGTGTCACACATGTAGACTTGAACCTTACTTTTGATCCGCCATGGACTAAAGACATGCTTTCGGAAGAGGCTCTTCTTGAACTTGGTTTGCTTTAAAAAATGAACGAAATACATTTTGATTTAATACGCCGGTATCCCCGCAATATGTTTCGTATTGTCATGGGAGTTTTATTGTTAGGCTCGGCAGCTTATTTTCTCATTAAGCAAGTTGAGTTTTTTACCTTAACACACCTTCTTATTTTCTCGTTAGGTGGTCTTTATTACTTATTAATGGGACTTGGTATTAATCCATTAACAGTTTGGGGAAAGGCATACATCAGTGTTAACCCAAGCACTGTTGCTGTGAAACCAACGATATTTGCAAAATCCAATTCTTTTAAATGGGCAAATATCAATGAGGCTCAGATAAAAGTGATGGGCATCCGATTTTTATTCAATCAGGGTGAACCTTTTGAGTTAGAATTCGGAAAACTGGATGAAGACAGGATTAAGGAGTTGAAACGTACGATTATTGCCATAAGTAA contains:
- a CDS encoding FAD-linked oxidase C-terminal domain-containing protein, with the translated sequence MNTQLDEPYPFDELQSKIKGDLLFDNTSLQVYSTDASAYFERPLGVVRPRDINDVSTIVKFAAQNNIPIVPRTAGTSLAGQVVGAGLIVDVGRYMNKILEVNKEEKWVRVEPGVVLDELNQYLNQYDLFFGPETSTSSRCMMGGMVGNNSCGAHSLIYGSTRDHTLELKGFLSNGDSVHFKSLQKWEFDSKCRQENFEGDIYRGLRDILSNKENRKSIKKEFPHPEIHRRNTGYALDMLLDTLPFNDEGEQFNLCKLMAGSEGTLMFTTEIKLNLVSVPPKEKGLVCVHLNSIEDALKANLIALKYNPGAVELMDKTIMDLTKDNPLQNKNRFFVEGDPAALLLVEFASDTKEEIDQLASQMVMTLQAQEFGYAYPVLHGSEIGKVWALRKAGLGVLSNMPGDDLPVPVIEDTAVRPVDLPDYIADVNKVLESYGKDCVYYAHIGTGELHLRPVLNMKLPEDVQLFHDIAEDVAHLVKKYRGSLSGEHGDGRLRGEFIPLMVGEQNYQLFKEVKKIFDPENLFNPGKITNTPQMNTSLRYRQVKEDVISKPLFDWSKTLGMVRAAERCNGSADCRKSHLIGGTMCPSYMGSRDERQTTRARANMLRELFTGGLPDDKLGFDEVKAVLDLCLSCKACKSECPSSVDMTKLKAEFLHEYHQRYGTPMRNKLIGHLPKLNQLFMIWPYLYNKGVGLKITGKITESFFGFSSKRSFPKLHSFSLRKWAKKYEIKETDRNVMLFADEFTNYNDTPIGIKTILLLEKLGYGVSVPYHVESGRTFLSKGLVGDAKVLAEKNVLALSEVVNEKNPLIGVEPSAILTIRDEYPELVPVYLKEKALQLARYTFTFEEFMAKELDEGKIDRSLFVEDEKNIRFHAHCYQKALSDTSYTKKVLEIPINYRADEIPSGCCGMAGSFGYEKEHYDLSMKIGELVLFPDVRKNGENSLIVAAGTSCRHQIKDGTDVAAFHPVEVLFQAMK
- a CDS encoding group III truncated hemoglobin encodes the protein MNKPDLNNRDNIEKLVRAFYQKVRKDDLLGPFFNQTITSEEAWEEHLLLLTSFWELNLLDVRGFNGNPGLAHQGVDKAFKHSITTNHFDRWVAIWKETIDEHFEGEKAEYAKMRATNMAKGMYKKVIDKRPGGFIIPGGASGLSFG
- the sufB gene encoding Fe-S cluster assembly protein SufB, producing MAEDQNKILDEVTGGEYKYGFYTDIEMDTIPKGLTEDVIRMISAKKNEPEYMLEFRLKAFEKWQKMEMPDWAHLNIPEIDFQDIIYYAAPKKKPQLESMDDVDPELRATFDKLGIPLDEQKILSGVAVDAVIDSVSVKTTFKETLAEKGIIFCSISEAVHEFPDLVKKYLGTVVTDSDNFFAALNSAVFTDGSFVYIPKGVRCPMELSTYFRINAMNTGQFERTLIVADDDSYVSYLEGCTAPQRDENQLHAAIVEIIANERAEVKYSTVQNWYPGDKEGKGGIYNFVTKRAICKGDYSKVSWTQVETGSAITWKYPSCILQGDHSVGEFYSVAVTNNYQQADTGTKMIHLGKNTRSLIVSKGVSAGKSQNSYRGLVKVSKRADNARNFSQCDSLLLGDRCGAHTFPYLEIANNSAKVEHEATTSKIGEDQIFYCNQRGLSTEDAVGLIVNGYVKEVINQLPMEFAVEAQKLLQISLEGSVG
- the sufC gene encoding Fe-S cluster assembly ATPase SufC, which gives rise to MLVIKDLHAKIEDKEILRGINLEVKPGEVHAIMGPNGAGKSTLSSVLAGNEKFEVSEGSVLFNDKELLELSPEDRAREGLFLSFQYPIEIPGVSMVNFMRTAVNEHRKYRGEDPISASEFLKLMRDKKKLVEIDSNLTNRSVNEGFSGGEKKKNEIFQMAMLEPKLAILDETDSGLDIDALRIVANGVNKLKSPERATIVITHYQRLLDYIVPDYVHVLYKGRIVKSAGKELALELEEKGYDWIKKEFED
- the sufD gene encoding Fe-S cluster assembly protein SufD; translated protein: MNVACRIVNLQEEYIKLFNDQKSLLQSGAPQKMDSLRDDAIKIFEEKGIPSNKVEAYKYTNLQPYFKGSLNVAFTNDAAHNDITQHFHCEVPQLNTYNVFLVNGWFSAKDSDLNLPDGVIVCSMQEADQKAPDVFEKYYGETAPMKEDSLVAMNTAFAQDGAFIYVPKGVVLDKPIQLVNIMTGDEDRLAFQRNLIVVDENAQLKVMLCDHTMSSQRFVINTVTEVFAKENSVFDVYNVQNQHNLTTQVQGIYVHQKKNSNILTNNLTLHAGIARNNVNVTMDDDHCESHVYGLYLSDKNQHVDNSTFINHAKPDCQSFELFKGVMDDSATGAFSGRVYVAQDAQRTNAYQSNNNLLLTDNAKINSKPQLEIYADDVKCSHGATVGQLDDEAMFYLRARGINKEEGRILLMFAFAYEVIEKIRVEPLKEQIRGLVEKRFRGEFDKCDSCVVCGQPGSNASCL
- a CDS encoding cysteine desulfurase; the protein is MSIDIQKIRKDFPILDQTVYGKPLAYFDNAATAHKPLQVINAIDEVYTKYNSNIHRGVHHLSNVCTQAFEDARIKVQHFLNAPNAHEVIFTRGTTEAINLIASSFGETFLNKGDEIIVSQLEHHSNIVPWQLLEKRRGIILKVIPINDAGELMLDALDELMSDKTKLVSVAHISNALGTINPIKTIIDKAHARNIPVMIDGAQAVQHVKVDVQALDCDFYVFSGHKIYGPTGIGVLYGKEKWLNQMEPYQGGGEMIQTVSFEGTTFNELPFKFEAGTPDYSGAVGLAAAIDYVNEIGLENIAAYEHELHDYAMEKLAAIPNMRFFGTAKEKASVISFMVGNIHPFDMGTLLDKMGIAVRTGHHCAQPLMQRYNIPGTVRASFAVYNTKEEIDRLIEGVIKVSQLFG
- a CDS encoding SufE family protein; this encodes MTINEIQEEIVEEFSVFDDWMDKYSYLIEIGNDLDGFQEENRLDNNLIEGCQSKVWLHAELTDGKIFYTADSDAIIVKGIVALLVKVMSGRTPDEILESELTFVEKIGLKEHLSPTRSNGLVAMIKQIRLYALAFKAKQA
- a CDS encoding SUF system Fe-S cluster assembly protein, whose translation is MGTEFLQLESQIIEVLKSIFDPEIPVNIYDLGLIYEIDVDEEGKARIVMTLTSPNCPVAESMPEEVHDKVSAIEGVTHVDLNLTFDPPWTKDMLSEEALLELGLL